The Deltaproteobacteria bacterium PRO3 genome window below encodes:
- a CDS encoding glutamate-5-semialdehyde dehydrogenase, with translation MAFEEILQITRAAKAAAREAANLRTPQKDAVLRRAAEHLIASQPRILEENQMDLRAAEAKGLSKAMLDRLTLNEKRVAEMAQGLREIVELPDPVGQVVKGWTRPNGLRVEKVRIPLGVIAIIYESRPNVTVDAAGLCLKSGNVVVLRGGSEAIHSNRILGEILRESLQSSGVNPDLVQVVPTTDREALKVLLEQDREVDLVIPRGGEGLMKLLREISKIPVIKHDKGVCHIFVDYNADLDRAEKIVLNAKVQRPGVCNALETLLVDRKVAHAFLPRMAAELQRMGVELRGDAATRAIVPQAAAATEADWDAEYLDLILAVKVVEGLDEALAHIERHGSLHTESILTNDEAHAERFLREVNASAVMVNASTRFNDGGQLGLGAEIGISTTKLHAFGPMGLEELTTQKYVVRGDGQVRE, from the coding sequence ATGGCCTTCGAAGAAATTCTGCAAATCACCCGGGCCGCGAAGGCCGCCGCCCGCGAGGCGGCCAACCTGCGCACGCCGCAGAAAGACGCCGTTCTCAGGCGCGCCGCCGAGCACCTGATCGCCTCGCAGCCGAGGATTTTGGAAGAAAACCAAATGGACCTCCGCGCCGCCGAGGCCAAGGGCCTCTCCAAGGCGATGCTCGATCGCCTCACCCTCAACGAAAAGCGCGTCGCCGAGATGGCCCAGGGCCTGCGCGAAATCGTCGAGTTGCCCGATCCGGTCGGCCAGGTGGTGAAGGGTTGGACGCGGCCCAACGGCCTGCGCGTCGAGAAGGTCCGCATCCCGCTGGGCGTCATCGCCATCATCTACGAGTCGCGCCCCAACGTCACCGTCGACGCGGCGGGGCTCTGCCTCAAGTCGGGCAACGTCGTCGTCTTGCGCGGCGGCTCCGAGGCCATCCACAGCAACCGCATCCTGGGCGAGATCCTGCGCGAATCGCTTCAATCCTCCGGCGTGAATCCCGACCTGGTGCAGGTGGTCCCCACGACGGACCGCGAGGCCTTGAAGGTATTGCTCGAGCAGGACCGCGAGGTCGACCTGGTCATCCCGCGCGGCGGCGAAGGGCTGATGAAGCTGCTCCGCGAGATCAGCAAGATCCCCGTCATCAAGCACGACAAGGGCGTCTGCCACATCTTCGTCGACTACAACGCCGACTTGGACCGCGCCGAGAAAATCGTCCTCAACGCCAAGGTGCAGCGGCCGGGCGTCTGCAACGCACTCGAGACCCTCTTGGTCGACCGCAAGGTCGCGCACGCCTTCCTGCCGCGGATGGCCGCCGAGCTGCAGCGCATGGGCGTCGAGCTCCGCGGCGACGCGGCGACCCGCGCCATCGTGCCCCAGGCCGCGGCCGCGACCGAGGCCGACTGGGACGCCGAGTACCTCGATCTCATCCTCGCGGTGAAGGTCGTTGAGGGCCTCGACGAGGCGCTGGCCCACATCGAGCGCCACGGCTCGCTGCACACCGAGTCGATCCTCACCAACGACGAGGCCCACGCCGAACGCTTCCTCCGCGAGGTCAACGCCTCGGCCGTGATGGTCAACGCCTCGACCCGTTTCAACGACGGCGGTCAGCTCGGTCTGGGCGCCGAGATCGGCATTTCCACCACCAAGCTCCACGCCTTCGGCCCGATGGGCCTCGAGGAGCTCACCACCCAAAAATACGTCGTGCGCGGCGACGGACAGGTCCGCGAATAA
- a CDS encoding 2,3-bisphosphoglycerate-independent phosphoglycerate mutase — translation MNNAAKRPVMLVVLDGWGINPSSENNAIALARTPHYDAWLKEYPHAAIDASGKAVGLPAGVMGNSEVGHLNIGAGRVALVGLTRIYQAIEDGSFFQNAELRSAFRAARENDSTLHLMGLLSDGGVHSHQDHLYALLEMAKREGVAKVAIHAFLDGRDTPPTSGLEYLRQLQAKIRELGVGRIATVIGRYYAMDRDKRWERTQLAYRAIVQGEGLASADLEKAVEASYAAHLGDEFVKPIIHVDAQGLPVAKLRDGDAVLFFNFRADRARQLTYALTDPNFSGFPREVFPKLSRFVCMSEYDQALALPVAFPRVHLKNTLGEILAQRGLKQLRIAETEKYAHVTFFFNGGDETVFPGEDRVLIPSPREVPTYDLKPEMSALQITDEVLKRVASGVYDLIVLNFANADMVGHSGKLPAAIRAVEVLDEQLGRIHQAMAARGGTMVITADHGNCERMVDENGHPHTAHTLDLVPFLLVGEAWKQAKLRAEGQLEDIAPTLLQILGIPKPPEMSGESMIVSP, via the coding sequence ATGAATAACGCCGCCAAACGCCCCGTCATGCTCGTCGTCCTCGATGGTTGGGGCATTAATCCTTCCTCCGAAAACAACGCCATCGCCCTCGCGCGCACGCCGCATTACGACGCCTGGCTGAAGGAATATCCCCACGCGGCGATCGACGCCTCGGGCAAGGCGGTCGGGCTTCCGGCGGGCGTGATGGGCAACTCCGAGGTCGGGCATCTCAACATCGGCGCGGGGCGGGTCGCCCTGGTGGGCCTGACGCGCATCTACCAGGCCATCGAGGACGGGAGCTTTTTTCAAAACGCCGAGCTGCGCTCCGCCTTCCGGGCCGCCCGCGAAAACGATTCCACCTTGCACTTGATGGGGCTGCTCTCCGACGGAGGCGTGCACTCGCACCAGGACCACCTCTATGCCCTGCTGGAGATGGCCAAGCGCGAGGGGGTCGCGAAGGTCGCGATCCACGCCTTCCTGGACGGCCGCGACACCCCGCCGACCAGCGGCTTGGAATATCTGCGGCAACTGCAGGCCAAGATCCGCGAGCTGGGCGTCGGCCGGATCGCCACCGTCATCGGACGCTACTACGCGATGGACCGCGACAAGCGCTGGGAACGCACCCAGCTCGCCTACCGCGCCATCGTGCAGGGCGAGGGCCTGGCGAGCGCGGACCTGGAGAAAGCCGTCGAGGCCTCCTACGCGGCGCATTTGGGCGACGAGTTCGTCAAGCCCATCATCCACGTCGACGCCCAGGGCCTGCCGGTCGCCAAGCTGCGGGACGGCGACGCCGTCCTCTTCTTCAACTTCCGCGCCGACCGCGCCCGGCAACTGACCTACGCCCTGACCGACCCTAATTTTTCCGGCTTCCCCCGCGAGGTTTTTCCCAAGCTCTCCCGCTTTGTCTGCATGAGCGAGTACGACCAGGCCCTCGCGCTGCCGGTCGCCTTTCCGCGGGTCCACCTGAAGAACACCCTGGGCGAGATCCTCGCGCAGCGGGGCTTAAAGCAGCTGCGCATCGCCGAGACCGAGAAGTACGCCCACGTCACCTTTTTCTTCAACGGCGGCGACGAGACCGTGTTTCCGGGAGAGGACCGGGTCTTGATCCCCTCGCCGCGCGAGGTGCCGACCTACGACCTCAAGCCGGAGATGTCCGCCCTGCAGATCACCGACGAGGTGCTGAAGCGCGTCGCCTCGGGCGTCTACGACCTCATCGTCCTCAACTTCGCCAACGCCGACATGGTCGGGCACTCCGGAAAGCTGCCGGCCGCGATCCGCGCCGTCGAGGTCTTGGACGAGCAGCTGGGCCGCATCCATCAGGCCATGGCTGCCCGCGGGGGCACGATGGTGATCACCGCCGACCACGGCAACTGCGAGCGCATGGTCGACGAGAACGGCCACCCGCACACCGCCCACACCCTCGACTTGGTCCCGTTCTTGCTTGTCGGAGAGGCATGGAAACAGGCCAAGCTCCGAGCGGAGGGACAACTGGAAGACATCGCCCCGACGCTCTTGCAGATCCTGGGGATCCCGAAACCTCCGGAGATGAGCGGCGAGAGCATGATCGTCTCGCCCTAA
- a CDS encoding peroxiredoxin: protein MSSLQEGQAAPEFSATDDQGHSVRLQDFKGKKNVVLYFYPKDDTPGCTIEACNFRDAYAQFQTKDTQILGVSFDDAASHQAFKQKFHLSFPLLVDSDRKIAQAYGVQGDKYPSRDTILIGKDGKILKIFRKVDPAGHAGEILNLLGEK, encoded by the coding sequence ATGTCGAGTCTCCAAGAGGGCCAAGCCGCCCCCGAATTCAGCGCCACGGACGATCAAGGCCACAGCGTCCGGCTCCAAGATTTCAAAGGCAAAAAGAACGTCGTTCTCTACTTCTATCCCAAGGACGACACCCCCGGATGCACCATCGAGGCCTGCAACTTTAGGGACGCCTATGCCCAGTTTCAGACCAAGGACACCCAGATCCTGGGCGTCAGCTTCGACGACGCCGCCAGCCACCAGGCCTTCAAGCAGAAATTCCACTTAAGCTTTCCGCTCTTGGTGGACAGCGACCGAAAGATCGCCCAGGCCTATGGGGTGCAGGGCGACAAATACCCCAGCCGCGACACGATCCTCATCGGTAAGGATGGAAAAATATTAAAGATTTTCCGCAAAGTCGACCCGGCTGGCCACGCCGGCGAGATACTAAACCTCTTAGGAGAAAAATAA
- a CDS encoding RNA methyltransferase — protein MASFSVILVRPLFSGNLGSVARAMKNMGLKDLRLVAPKADREDLEARKMAAHAQDVLKKSKVFSDLKAAVAGFDLVVGTSRRKGRERGNWTEPRGFAEAAQKFPPRYKVALVFGPEDSGLLNDDVALCQRMIHIPSHKAFPSLNLAQAVMVIAYELYLATSGILARKSSVPAEKKAAKLEALEAMYEDLGALLGEIGFLNKQNPKHLMRLLRQLFNRARPTDKEVRIFRGICRQVRWWRGQKALT, from the coding sequence GTGGCCTCCTTTTCCGTGATCCTCGTCCGACCGCTCTTCTCCGGCAATCTCGGCTCCGTCGCCCGCGCCATGAAAAACATGGGGCTGAAAGACCTGCGCCTGGTCGCGCCCAAGGCCGACAGGGAGGACCTCGAGGCCCGCAAGATGGCGGCCCACGCGCAAGACGTCTTGAAAAAGTCCAAGGTGTTTTCCGATTTGAAAGCGGCGGTGGCCGGCTTCGACCTCGTCGTCGGCACCTCGCGGCGCAAGGGCCGCGAGCGGGGCAACTGGACCGAGCCCCGCGGCTTCGCCGAGGCCGCGCAGAAATTTCCGCCGCGCTACAAGGTCGCGCTGGTCTTCGGCCCCGAGGACAGCGGTCTGCTCAACGACGACGTCGCGCTCTGCCAGCGGATGATCCACATCCCCAGCCACAAGGCCTTTCCCTCCCTCAACCTGGCGCAGGCCGTGATGGTGATCGCCTACGAGCTGTATTTGGCGACCTCCGGCATCCTGGCGCGGAAGAGCTCCGTCCCCGCCGAGAAAAAGGCCGCCAAACTGGAGGCCCTCGAGGCCATGTACGAGGATCTGGGCGCGCTCTTGGGCGAGATCGGCTTTTTAAACAAGCAAAACCCCAAGCATCTCATGCGCCTGCTCAGGCAGCTCTTCAACCGGGCCCGGCCTACCGACAAGGAGGTGAGGATCTTCCGGGGGATCTGCCGGCAGGTCCGCTGGTGGCGGGGTCAAAAGGCTTTGACATAA
- a CDS encoding inositol monophosphatase: protein MKEFLQSAEEACRIAGKLQLEGLKRAKRIEFKGSINLVTDVDKACELAIVELLQGRFPDHDILAEEGSGRRKDSEYKWVIDPLDGTTNYAHGYRLWAVSIALEYKGEIVVAAVHEPNHDEMFLAEKGAGATLNGERIRVSETAELDHAMLTTGFAYNVREAKNNNLDNFENFLMRARAIRRDGVAAIDLCYVADGRFDGFWELNLFPWDVAAGFLMIQEAGGRVSDFKGNPFDIYSKEILASNGHLHEAMVEVLVGARP from the coding sequence GTGAAGGAATTTTTACAGAGCGCCGAGGAGGCCTGCCGCATCGCCGGCAAACTGCAGCTGGAAGGCCTGAAGCGGGCGAAGCGCATCGAGTTCAAGGGCAGCATCAATCTGGTGACCGACGTCGACAAGGCCTGCGAGCTGGCCATCGTCGAGCTCTTGCAGGGGCGTTTCCCCGACCACGACATCCTGGCGGAGGAGGGCAGCGGCCGGCGCAAGGACAGCGAGTACAAGTGGGTCATCGATCCCCTGGACGGCACGACCAACTACGCCCACGGCTACCGGCTTTGGGCCGTCTCGATCGCCCTGGAGTACAAGGGCGAGATCGTCGTCGCCGCGGTCCACGAGCCCAACCACGACGAGATGTTCCTGGCCGAGAAGGGCGCGGGCGCGACGCTGAACGGCGAGCGGATCCGCGTCAGCGAGACCGCCGAGCTGGACCACGCGATGCTGACGACGGGCTTCGCCTACAACGTCCGCGAGGCCAAGAACAACAACCTCGATAACTTCGAAAATTTCCTGATGCGGGCCCGCGCGATCCGCCGCGACGGCGTCGCCGCCATCGACCTCTGCTACGTCGCCGACGGGCGCTTCGACGGATTTTGGGAGCTCAATCTTTTTCCCTGGGACGTCGCCGCGGGATTCTTGATGATCCAAGAGGCCGGCGGCAGGGTCAGCGACTTTAAGGGAAATCCCTTCGACATCTACTCGAAGGAAATCCTCGCCAGCAACGGCCACCTCCACGAGGCAATGGTCGAGGTGCTGGTGGGGGCGCGGCCGTAA
- the rsfS gene encoding ribosome silencing factor, giving the protein METLALAKEIAQEALDTKAQDLKLLDLRDLVSYTDYFILATGTSDRHVKSIADRVHLKVKKKLGRLPISYEGLQSGQWVLLDYGDVVLHVFLEEQRKYYGLDAMWADAPVISLDGQGPAAKAKPAKKAAAKPKKKTAAKRPAKPAKKAGGKKSPAKKKKSK; this is encoded by the coding sequence ATGGAAACTCTCGCCCTCGCCAAAGAAATCGCCCAAGAGGCCCTCGACACCAAGGCCCAAGACCTGAAGCTTTTGGACCTGCGCGACTTGGTCAGCTACACCGACTACTTCATCCTCGCCACCGGGACGAGCGACCGCCACGTCAAGTCGATCGCGGACCGCGTCCACCTCAAGGTGAAGAAAAAGCTCGGCCGCCTGCCGATCAGCTACGAGGGCTTGCAGAGCGGCCAGTGGGTGCTCTTGGATTACGGCGACGTGGTCCTGCACGTCTTCCTCGAGGAGCAGCGCAAGTACTACGGCCTCGACGCGATGTGGGCCGACGCCCCGGTGATCTCGCTGGACGGGCAGGGGCCCGCCGCCAAGGCCAAGCCTGCCAAGAAAGCCGCGGCGAAGCCGAAGAAAAAGACGGCGGCCAAGCGTCCGGCGAAGCCCGCCAAAAAGGCGGGGGGCAAAAAATCTCCCGCAAAAAAGAAGAAATCCAAATGA
- a CDS encoding DNA translocase FtsK — MAKKNPEKENLPESRGYLHEILGIIAMTLGIFVLICLYSYSPLDPSLNSAAGSKEVRNYGGLIGSYLADLLISGFGLGSFLIASFLILAAYLCFTKKRERIRLPEALLLVLALVMASVLFQLKWNTVSLFGHNTLAGGLIGAVIGEQLRRYLSDVGSYLLVISVGLLAFIWGTKISLVDLAEQVRLFFAGIGRKLASLATIYRARWEKFLEKRRQEKEREEKEAQVQARAAMPAPKPKINLPKRIDGSEPKPAEAAAPRAPEAPPPALRPVAPPAPAAPGGAEPKIFQRAPVKNDSKKDDQLPIQKLSGDFELPPIALLDPVPPSAADQTVDEESLKASSLLLESKLRDYNVEGRVTEIHPGPVVTMYEFEPAAGVKVNKVTNLVDDLSLSMGGRPVRIVAPLPGKPAIGIEIPNHERETVYYKEIVADARFQKAESKLTLALGKNIEGIPVVADLAKMPHLLVAGATGAGKSVGLNSFILSLLLRNTPEDVRFIFIDPKMLELSIYANIPHLLLPVVTQPKKAAMSLRWAVAEMERRYRLLSDGQVRNIAGYNKKFEKGGFKDHPAAPVAEGEMPIVHDAKLPYIVIIIDELADLMMVAGREVEEYITRLAQMARAAGIHMILATQRPSVDVITGIIKANFPSRIAFKVTSKHDSRTILDSIGAEHLLGNGDMLFIPPGLSKQMRVHGAYVSDQEVLRIVDHLKSQGRPVYNEEIMNMKDPTEAGPDGMDEESDELYDQAVAVVTETGQASISMVQRRLRIGYNRAARMIERMEAEGIVSAPMGAKGREVLARGYGTEG; from the coding sequence ATGGCGAAAAAAAACCCCGAAAAGGAAAATCTACCCGAATCCCGCGGCTACCTCCACGAGATCCTCGGCATCATCGCGATGACCCTGGGGATCTTCGTCCTGATCTGCCTCTATTCCTATTCGCCGCTCGATCCCTCCCTCAATTCGGCGGCGGGCAGCAAAGAGGTCCGCAACTACGGCGGGCTGATCGGCTCCTACTTGGCCGACCTGCTGATCTCCGGCTTCGGGTTGGGCAGCTTTCTCATCGCCTCCTTCCTCATCCTGGCGGCCTACCTTTGCTTCACCAAGAAGCGCGAGCGTATCCGCCTCCCGGAGGCCCTCCTGCTGGTCTTAGCCCTGGTCATGGCCTCGGTGCTCTTCCAGCTCAAATGGAACACCGTCTCCCTCTTCGGCCACAACACGCTGGCCGGAGGACTGATCGGGGCGGTGATCGGCGAGCAGCTGCGGCGCTACCTAAGCGACGTCGGATCCTATCTCCTGGTGATCTCGGTGGGCCTGCTCGCCTTCATCTGGGGCACCAAGATTTCCCTGGTCGATCTGGCCGAGCAGGTCCGGCTCTTTTTCGCCGGCATCGGCCGCAAGCTGGCCTCGCTCGCCACCATCTACCGCGCCCGCTGGGAGAAGTTTTTGGAAAAGCGCCGGCAGGAGAAGGAGCGGGAAGAGAAAGAGGCGCAGGTCCAGGCCCGCGCCGCCATGCCCGCCCCCAAGCCGAAGATCAACCTGCCGAAACGCATCGACGGTTCCGAGCCCAAGCCCGCGGAGGCTGCCGCGCCTCGCGCCCCCGAGGCGCCACCCCCGGCCCTGCGTCCCGTGGCGCCCCCCGCCCCGGCCGCGCCCGGCGGCGCCGAGCCGAAGATCTTCCAGCGGGCCCCGGTCAAGAACGACAGCAAGAAGGACGACCAGCTCCCCATCCAGAAGCTTTCCGGCGACTTCGAACTGCCCCCCATCGCCTTGCTCGATCCGGTGCCCCCCAGCGCCGCTGATCAGACCGTCGACGAGGAGAGCCTGAAGGCCTCCTCACTGCTGCTCGAGAGCAAGCTCCGCGACTACAACGTCGAGGGTCGGGTCACCGAGATCCATCCCGGCCCCGTCGTCACGATGTACGAGTTCGAGCCCGCAGCCGGCGTCAAGGTCAACAAGGTCACCAACCTGGTCGACGACCTCTCGCTTTCCATGGGCGGGCGCCCGGTGCGCATCGTGGCGCCGCTGCCGGGCAAGCCGGCGATCGGCATCGAGATCCCCAATCACGAGCGCGAGACCGTCTATTATAAAGAGATCGTCGCCGATGCCCGCTTCCAAAAGGCCGAGTCCAAGCTGACCCTGGCCTTAGGCAAAAACATCGAGGGCATCCCGGTCGTCGCCGACCTGGCGAAGATGCCCCACCTCTTGGTCGCGGGCGCGACCGGCGCGGGTAAATCGGTGGGCTTGAATTCTTTCATCTTGAGCCTCCTGCTGCGCAACACGCCCGAGGACGTCCGCTTTATCTTCATCGACCCGAAGATGCTCGAGCTCTCGATCTACGCCAACATCCCGCACCTCCTGCTGCCGGTCGTGACCCAGCCGAAGAAGGCGGCGATGTCGCTGCGCTGGGCGGTGGCCGAGATGGAGCGGCGCTACCGCCTGCTCTCGGACGGGCAGGTGCGGAACATCGCCGGCTACAACAAGAAGTTCGAAAAGGGAGGCTTCAAGGACCATCCGGCCGCGCCGGTGGCCGAGGGCGAGATGCCGATCGTGCACGACGCCAAGCTGCCTTACATCGTCATCATCATCGACGAGTTGGCCGATCTCATGATGGTCGCCGGGCGCGAGGTCGAGGAGTACATCACCCGCCTGGCCCAGATGGCCCGCGCCGCCGGCATCCACATGATCCTCGCGACGCAACGCCCCTCCGTCGACGTCATCACCGGCATCATCAAGGCGAACTTTCCCTCGCGCATCGCCTTCAAGGTGACCAGCAAGCACGACTCGCGCACCATTTTGGACTCGATCGGCGCCGAGCACCTCTTGGGCAACGGCGACATGCTCTTCATCCCGCCCGGCCTCTCCAAGCAGATGCGGGTGCACGGCGCCTACGTCAGCGACCAAGAGGTGCTGCGCATCGTCGACCACCTCAAGAGCCAGGGCCGCCCGGTCTACAACGAAGAGATCATGAACATGAAGGACCCGACCGAGGCCGGTCCCGACGGCATGGACGAGGAGAGCGACGAGCTCTACGACCAGGCCGTGGCCGTGGTCACCGAGACCGGCCAGGCCTCGATCAGCATGGTCCAGCGCCGCCTGCGCATCGGCTACAACCGCGCCGCCCGCATGATCGAACGCATGGAGGCCGAGGGCATCGTCAGCGCCCCGATGGGCGCGAAGGGCCGCGAGGTCCTGGCCCGCGGCTACGGGACCGAGGGCTGA
- a CDS encoding DUF4114 domain-containing protein, translating into MRNYLFLALWAATLASPSLSLAALESRYVEPDPILMEEIRELFPEGREVAPRLLDFRIDPNLHLYREAEIEVTFLWEGAGFQNSFGYFLYQDLDADGRISESEITLRKILWENASQAGSGGELRSGDTSVLGKFPAGTRMGFFLEANGFRDLNATYYTLDGLNPDGHRHLAMLATEDRGQIILGIEDLPWERSDRDFNDLLFTIRADPREALEEAIDSGHIPVDGSPEPAPPSPDLPQSPEKIVGIPEPSLETTASAPAYLEGSGLGCRLSPASQETVERYAWCLQWAGLAYLYCKRRGKTP; encoded by the coding sequence ATGCGAAACTATCTTTTCCTGGCCCTCTGGGCCGCGACCTTGGCCTCCCCTTCCCTCTCCCTTGCCGCCTTGGAATCCCGTTATGTGGAGCCCGATCCGATTCTCATGGAGGAGATCCGCGAGCTCTTCCCCGAGGGCCGGGAGGTCGCGCCGCGGCTGCTGGACTTCCGGATCGATCCCAACCTCCACCTGTATCGCGAGGCGGAGATCGAGGTGACCTTTCTCTGGGAAGGCGCCGGCTTCCAAAATTCCTTCGGATATTTTCTCTACCAGGACCTCGACGCTGACGGCCGCATCTCGGAATCCGAGATCACCCTTCGGAAAATCTTATGGGAGAACGCCTCGCAGGCCGGCAGCGGCGGCGAGCTGCGCAGCGGGGACACCTCGGTGTTGGGAAAATTTCCGGCCGGGACGCGGATGGGCTTCTTCCTCGAGGCGAACGGATTTCGCGACTTAAACGCCACGTATTATACCTTGGACGGCCTCAATCCCGACGGCCACCGCCACTTGGCGATGCTGGCCACCGAAGACCGCGGGCAAATCATCCTGGGCATCGAGGACCTGCCCTGGGAAAGATCGGACCGGGATTTCAACGACCTGTTGTTTACCATCCGGGCCGACCCGCGGGAGGCCTTGGAGGAGGCGATCGATTCGGGTCATATCCCGGTCGACGGCAGTCCGGAACCCGCGCCGCCGTCCCCGGATCTCCCCCAGTCTCCGGAAAAAATCGTGGGGATCCCCGAGCCGTCGCTGGAGACCACCGCCTCCGCCCCCGCCTATCTGGAGGGGAGCGGCCTGGGTTGTCGGCTTTCTCCCGCCTCTCAGGAGACGGTCGAGCGCTACGCCTGGTGCCTGCAGTGGGCGGGCCTCGCCTATCTGTATTGCAAGCGCCGAGGCAAGACGCCTTGA
- a CDS encoding ComF family protein, which produces METGQAPSGGTTGRHRPDALADPGDPETSGDERREHDRLALRPADRRPFFPLLRDWLAACWAPPRCEACEALVPRPPALCSGCAAGLRPLVEPQCRVCALPFPAGTPPGRLCGDCLERPSSFQRARSAWDFEGTLPRLFHAFKFGGQVRALRPLLPVAVASFAAALEDFAPQALLPMPLGWWRRLRRGFNQSYVLAETLQQALGTRIPYAQGIRRRGRPPQARRGRAERFRAMRGAFVVVRKNDVCGRRILVVDDVMTTGATVEALSKSLLQAGAEAVQVWTLARRGRKETP; this is translated from the coding sequence ATGGAAACAGGCCAAGCTCCGAGCGGAGGGACAACTGGAAGACATCGCCCCGACGCTCTTGCAGATCCTGGGGATCCCGAAACCTCCGGAGATGAGCGGCGAGAGCATGATCGTCTCGCCCTAAGGCCGGCGGATCGCCGACCTTTCTTCCCGCTCCTTCGCGATTGGCTCGCGGCCTGTTGGGCGCCGCCGCGCTGCGAGGCCTGCGAGGCCCTCGTCCCGCGTCCGCCGGCGCTCTGCTCCGGCTGCGCGGCCGGGCTTCGCCCCCTGGTCGAGCCGCAGTGCCGGGTCTGCGCCCTGCCGTTTCCCGCCGGGACGCCGCCGGGACGGCTCTGCGGCGACTGCCTGGAGCGGCCGTCCAGTTTCCAGCGGGCGCGCAGCGCCTGGGACTTCGAGGGGACCTTGCCGCGGCTCTTTCACGCCTTCAAGTTCGGCGGTCAAGTCCGGGCCTTGCGGCCGTTGCTCCCGGTCGCCGTCGCGAGCTTCGCGGCGGCCCTGGAGGACTTCGCGCCGCAGGCGCTCTTGCCCATGCCCTTGGGCTGGTGGCGGCGCCTCCGCCGCGGCTTCAACCAGAGTTATGTCCTCGCCGAAACCCTGCAACAAGCCCTGGGCACCCGGATCCCCTACGCGCAAGGGATCCGTCGGCGCGGCCGCCCGCCCCAGGCCCGCCGCGGACGTGCGGAGCGCTTCCGGGCGATGCGGGGGGCCTTCGTTGTGGTCCGGAAAAACGACGTTTGCGGCCGCCGGATCCTGGTCGTGGACGACGTGATGACCACCGGCGCCACCGTCGAGGCCTTGAGCAAAAGCCTCTTGCAAGCCGGGGCCGAAGCGGTGCAGGTGTGGACCCTGGCACGCAGAGGGCGAAAGGAGACCCCGTGA
- the rlmH gene encoding 23S rRNA (pseudouridine(1915)-N(3))-methyltransferase RlmH encodes MKLKLLAVGKIKREAFQNLADEYERRIRHFHPLEVIEIPDEKINDRADIPKILDKEALRVEKQLKRDSYLIVLDEKGEQWSSVDLAWELGRLFQEPVSEIAFLIGGAFGIADSLKQQAKVRLSLSKLTLPHQLARVLTLEQLYRALTILKNVPYHHE; translated from the coding sequence ATGAAGCTCAAGCTCCTCGCCGTCGGGAAGATCAAGCGAGAGGCCTTTCAAAACCTGGCCGACGAGTATGAGCGCCGCATCCGGCACTTTCACCCCCTCGAGGTGATCGAGATCCCCGACGAGAAGATCAACGACCGGGCCGACATCCCCAAGATCCTCGACAAGGAGGCGCTGCGCGTCGAGAAGCAGCTCAAACGCGATTCCTACTTGATTGTCCTGGACGAGAAGGGCGAGCAGTGGTCCAGCGTCGACCTGGCCTGGGAGCTGGGCAGGCTGTTTCAAGAGCCCGTCTCCGAGATCGCCTTCCTGATCGGCGGCGCCTTCGGGATCGCGGACTCGCTCAAGCAGCAGGCGAAGGTGCGCCTCAGCCTCTCCAAATTGACTTTGCCCCACCAGTTGGCTAGGGTCTTGACGCTGGAGCAGCTGTACCGCGCCCTGACCATTTTGAAGAACGTCCCGTACCACCATGAATAA